Genomic DNA from Actinomycetes bacterium:
GCCGCGTGCAGCCCGTAGTAGTTGAGGGTCTTGCCCCGGTCGCCGAGCCACATCTCGGCGGTGTCAGCGAGCCGGTGGGCTCGGCGCAGCCGCAGGTAGCGGTCCAGCGCCCGGGTGGCCTGCGGGCCGACGGACACCGTGCGTCCCCTGCCCCCCTTGCCCCGGCGGACGACGACGAGGCCCTTGTGCAGGTCGACATCGCCGACCCGCAAGGCCACGACCTCCCCTGCGCGCATTCCAGTCTCGGCCATCAGCCGGACGAGCGCCTCGTCGCGGCGGTCCCGCAGGGTCGCGCCCTGGCAGGCCCGCACTAGGGCCTTGAGCTGTTCGTCGTCGAGCACGGGGATGATCTTGGTGTCCAGCTTCGGTGGGCGCGACCCGACCAGCGGGTCGGTGGCCAGCTCTCCCTCTTCGACCAGCCAGGCGGTGAACCGGCGCAGGGCCAGGTGCCGGGAGCGGGCGGTTGCTGGCTCCGCTCCCCCGTCCAGCAGGTCGGCCACGAACGCGGCTACGGCGGCGCGGTCGAGCACCGGGTCGCGGTGGTTCAGTGCGGCCCAGGCCTGGAACCGGCGCACCCCATCGCCGTAGACCTTGATTGTCGCCGGGCTCTTGCGCTCGGCCCGCAGATGGATCTCCCAGGAGGCCAGGAGCTGGTCGAGGTCGGTCATGTCCGGCATTCCACTATCTTGACTGAGAGCGCCGTGCTACGCCACTCACTCGCACCGAAGGCCCGGATCCCGTTGCAGGACAACAGGTTCCGGGCCTTTGGATGGTCGAGTTTCAGTCCAGGTAGTCGCGCAGCACCTGGGACCGGCTCGGGTGGCGCAGCTTCGACATCGTCTTGGACTCGATCTGCCGGATCCGCTCCCGGGTCACCCCGTAGACCTTGCCGATCTCGTCCAGCGTCTTCGGCTGGCCGTCGGTCAGCCCGAAACGCATCGAGACCACGCCGGCCTCACGCTCGGACAGCGTGTCGAGCACCTGGTGCAGCTGCTCCTGCAGGAGCGTGAAAGACACCGCGTCCGCAGGGACGACGGCCTCGGAGTCCTCGATCAGGTCGCCGAACTCGCTGTCGCCGTCCTCGCCGAGGGGGGTGTGCAGCGAGATCGGCTCCCGGCCATACTTCTGGACCTCGACGACCTTCTCGGGGGTCATGTCGAGCTCCTTGGCGAGCTCCTCGGGCGTGGGCTCGCGGCCCAGGTCCTGCAGCATCTGCCGCTGCACGCGGGCGAGCTTGTTGATCACCTCGACCATGTGCACCGGGATGCGGATGGTGCGGGCCTGGTCGGCCATCGCGCGGGTGATCGCCTGCCGGATCCACCAGGTCGCGTAGGTCGAAAACTTGTAGCCCTTGGTGTAGTCGAACTTCTCCACGGCGCGGATCAGACCGAGGTTGCCCTCCTGGATCAGGTCCAGGAAGAGCATGCCGCGGCCGGTGTACCGCTTGGCCAGGGAGACGACAAGGCGAAGGTTGGCCTCGAGCAGGTGGTTCTTCGCCCGCCGGCCGTCCTCGGCGATCCACTCCATCTCACGGTGGAGCTTCTCGTTCTTGATGCCGCCGGCCAGCTTCTCCTCGGCGAACAGGCCCGCCTCGATGCGCTTGGCCAGCTCCACCTCCTGCTCGGCGTTGAGCAGGGGAACCTTGCCGATCTGCTTGAGGTAGTCCTTGACCGGGTCCGCGGTGGCACCGGCGACCTGGACCTGCTGGATCGGCTCGTCTGTGTCGTCGACATCGGACAGGACGAAGCCCTGCTCCTCCTCAACCTCCACCTCAGCCTCGACTACCTCCGCCTCGACCTCAGCCGCGATCAGCTCCGCCTCCGGGGCGGGCGCCAGGTCCTCCAGGGCGACCTCGGCCTCGAGATCGGCCACCGGCTCCTCGCCGTCGACGAGCTCGAGGACGACCTCGTCGTCGGCCGTGGTGGGCGCGTCGCCCTTGGTCGCAGCCTTGGCCACGGCGGCCTTCGCTGCGGCCTTCTTAGCTGCCGGCTTCTCCGCTGTCTTGGCTGCCGACTTGGCTGCCGGCTTCTCCGCTGTCTTGGACGCCGTCTTGGCTGGGGATTTTGCCGGAGCCTTCGCGGGGGTCCTCGGAGCCGCGTCGGCGACCGCCTTGACCGCCGTCGGGCGGCTCGGCGCCTTCTTCACCGCCGAGGGCGCTGCCTTCTTGGCAGCCGGAGCCGCCTCGCCGGTGGCCTCCACGGTCGCCTTGGCGGTGGCCCTGCGGGCCGTCGCCGCCAGAGTGCGCCGAGTCGGAACGGAGTCCGCGGCCGCGTCGGCCACGAGGTGTTCAGGGTTGCGTCGGACCGGCGCCACGAAGTCCCTCTCGTCGGTTCGCCCATCGGGCCCCGGCCGCACTGCCGCGGGGGGACAAGGGCTGGTGTCCTCGAAATCTCTGGCGCTTGAAGCGCGCCCTCGACATTGTAGGTCGTCCCCTGAGCAAGGGACGCCTTCCGAGGCACTTCCGGGAGTAGCGCGCCCTCTCTAGACCCGACGTGTCAGTTCTTGCTGGCCTTGGCAGCGCGTTTCATCTCCTGCTTGTAGGCCCGCACCTCGGCCAGTGTGGCAGCGTCCACCACGTCGGCCACCGAACGGCGACTGCCGTCCTCGCCGTACGCGCCAGCGGCCTCCCGCCAACCGTCCGGACGGACGCCGAGCTGCTTGCCGAGCAGCGCCAGGAAGATCCGCGCCTTCTGGTCGCCGTAGCCGGGCAGCTGACGCAGCCGGTCGAGGAGCGCGGCGCCGTCAGGGGCCCCGAGCCAGATCGACTCCACGTCGCCGCCGTACTCCTCGACCACCGCGCGGGCCAGCGCCTGCACCCGGCCGGCCATCGAGCCCGGGAAACGGTGCACCGCCGGCGGGCCGGCCATCAGCGCCGCAAACTCCTCCGGAGGGTAGTCGGCGATCGTCGTCGGGTTCAGCGCGTCCGGCGTCCCCAGCCGCTCGGCCAGGGTGCGCGGCCCGGCGAACGCACGCTCCATCGGGATCTGCTGGTCGAGCAGCATGCCGGTGAGCAGCGCCATCGGGTCCCGCGAGAGGAGCCGATCGGCCTCGGGGTCGAGCGCGAGGTGCAGGTCAGGCGACGAACCCATGGGCTCAGCCCTCGGACTCGGCCTTGACCGCAAGCACGGGGCAACGCGCCTCGAGCAGGATCCGCTGGGCGTTGCTGCCGAGGATCAGCTTGCCGACCGGGGTGCGCTTGCGCAGGCCGATCACGATGAGCTCGGCGCCGATCTCCTCGGCCACCTGCAGCAGGTCATCGGGCGCCTCCTGGCCGCGGACGAACGCCCGGACCTCGTAGTCCACGCCGGAGGCGCTGAGGTCGACCCGGACCTGCTCGAGGTCGGCGTCCGTCTCGACCGCGGCGTCCATGTCGTGCAGCGAGCCGCCTTTGTTCGAGTTGACCACCAAGAGCTTGGCGGAGCGGAGCTTCGCCTCGTCGACCGCGCGCCGCAAGGCAGCCCGGCCCTCGGGTCGCGCCACATATCCGACCACGATCGTCGTCATCCTCGTCCTCCCAGGCTGGTCGTCGCCGCGACGTTACTCCGCAGCGTGATCACGTGCGGGTGCCAGGGCTCAAGTCGTCCGCCGAAGTCCCCGATGGCCCCCCCGTGACGCTAAGCGCCGAACTGGAGCAGAGCCGTCGGACCAGAGCTGCGATCGAGGACCTGATCGCTATGCCGCAGCTGCTCGGACCTGACTTCCAGCCCATCCGTCGATTCAGGGACGACAGCCTGGTGGGCTACAAGGCCACCGGTCGCGGAGCGTCCGGAACCGAGGTCGGGGACACCTTGTCCCTGCTTCGGAGCGCCCAGTCGCTCGGGCTGGTGGAGCGTCTGGACTGGTCGTTCCGCTGCCTGGCTTTCGACGTCGCAGCGGACGCCGGCCTCGACGTGGCCTTGCACCTCACGCCGGAGCCCGAGACGTTCGGTTCCATGTGCCCGCCGCGGCTGGCTGTGTCGTTCTCCCGGGGACGGCGGGCGCTGTCGGTCGTCGCCGAGATCCACGAGGACTCGTTCGCCGACCCGGCCCGGCTCCGGGCCGCGATCGACGAGATGCGCGGCTGGGGATGGAAGTTCGCCTTGGCCGACCTGGCCGACCTGGCCGACCTGCCCGCTGCTTGCAGTGCGTTCGATTGGATGGCCCCGACCTTCGTGCAGGTGGACCTGTCGACCCCTGGTCGGCTGGCCCAGCCGGCGGTACGGCGGTGGCTGGACAGCGCCGCCGAACACGGTGCCGAGGTCATGGCGCTCGGCGTCAACTCGTCGGCTCGCCGCGACGAGGCGATCGAGGCCGGCGCCACCTGCGGGCGCGGTGCGACGATCGGTCCGGCGGGCGACCTGCCTGCCCGCTGACCGCCTTCTGGGCGGCGTTCCCCCGCCCTATCCCGCGACCAGCTGGGCGTGCGCCTCCCGCACGGTTAGCTGCAGCGGTGTCGACTGAGTCACGGGCGCCCCAGCGACCGGGAACGGGCCGAGCCCGTCGACGGTGAACTCGCCATCCCACGTGGTGGTCAGGACGACCTGCGGAGTGCCGGCGGCGCGGTAGCTGTGGCTGACACTCATGTCCGGGTTGGGGCCACCGGGACTGTCGAAGACACCTGAGGTGCCGTCGCCGAACTGCCAAACCCAGGCCGCCGACGCGGTGATCACGATCGTGAAGCCGGCCAGGTCCAACTGCTTCTGGCCGATCGCCACGGGCTGGCCGGCGGCGAAGACCGTGGGCAGATTGACCAACGTGCCGGTGGCGGGCTGGTAGGACGGCGACTGCGGGGGCAGCAACTCGATGAACCGGTCACGGACGTCGGGGATCAGCTGGCTGGGCGTGAGCGGTTGCCCCGGACGCTGGCAGAACCAGCCGACCTGCTGGAAGGCCGCCTCACCTGGGCGACGGAGGAAGATCGCAAGGCGGATCGATCCGGCGGGACAGGCGATCACTGCGCCGAGGCAGGTGGCTGTCCCGCCAGGTTCCGTGAACTTGCACCAGGGCGCGAGTTGCCAGGAGCAGCCGGGGCAGGACGCGGCCTGGCCGCGGAGCGCAGGGTCCCCGACGAATCCCGCGGCGGCGATCAGGATCGCTCCCTCGACCGCATTCGCCTCATCGTTTCCCCAGATGCTGCAGCCAAGGCCACACCCGTCGGCTGCGCTTGCACGTACCGGCACACTCACGACACCCACGACGAGCAAGAGGAGGACCACGCCTATGCCAGCGGCCGTGGTCATAGCGGTGATTGTCCAATCCGGTCCACATCTGTGACTTGCCAATCACCGACAGCCGATCTCAGTTCCATCCGGGCTTCTACGCGATGTCCGTCGAACTGACCGGTCAGCCGACCGCTCAGGTCCTGGGTGGCATAGGGCCGCGACGTGTACTGGACGCGGGCCCCTGCAATGCCATCACTCACCAGGTCAACTTCGAGCGCATCAACAGTCCAATTGGCACCGACGATCTTCCCATCCCGGAACAACCGGGTGACCTCACTGATGAGGTCCGAGCACGTGCAAGAAGGTGCGGTCAACGCTGACTATTCCTTCACATCGCCGGTCTCCACGGCGGCATTGACCGCGTCGAAGTAGGCGCGAACGGCGACTTCGACCTCAGCGACCAGCTGCGCATCCGAGGTGGCACTCGGCGACCGCCCAGTCGACGTGGAACTGCTCGCAGCGGTGGAGGCCTGGCCCGACTCGCTCAACGAAGGCAGGCCACCGCACCGCTGGATCCCGAGCTGCAGGCACCCAACGCCGCCGCTGCATGGACTGCAGCAGTAATCTGGACGGCTCCGCGGGCCGGCATCCACCGACAGTAGGATCAGACCGCAAGGTTGGAAAAGGCCCAACTGGCCTATCCATTCAACCCGGATCCACCGTTTCGGTTCGGTGATCAGCGGGTCGTGACGGGCGAATGCCCTGCTGTGCAAGGAGAATGTGGCTTGCGACGGTCACAAACTCAACGCACAGGAGGGCATCCGCTGGATGCGAGTCTGCCACGGCTTCACGGCCGTCTTCGACGATCCGAACTTGGTGTCGTGTGCGGGCCAGGCGCCGGTGCTGCGGCTGCCTGAGCGGGCCGGGCTGCAGCGGCTGGTCGCCGAGCACGTGCGGATCGGCACGAGCAGGTGGGGCCAACGCGCACCTGAAGATCCCGAGCCTGGTCGCGGGGATGATCGCCGGGGCCGATTCGATCGAGGATATGGGCCTGTTGCGGCACGGTGGGATGGGCCGGTTGTTCACCGGGGTGCGGGCCCCGTCCACGCTGGGGACGTTCCTGCGCACGTTCACCTTCGGCCACGTGCGCCAGCTCGACGCGGTGGCGTCCCGGCTGCTGGTCAACCTGGCCGCCCGGGCGCCGCTGCTGCCCGGCGGCGACCAGCTGGCCTACCTCGACGTCGACGACACGGTCCGGGCGGCCTACGGCTCCGCCAAGCAGGGCGCCGGCCGCGGCTACACCGGCACCTTGGGCCTGAACGCGCTGCTCGCGGTCGTCTCCACACCGTCGTCGGCGCCGGTGATCGCCGCGACCCGGCTACGCAAAGGCTCGACCCACTCCGCCAGGGGCGCGGCCCGGCTGGTCGCCGACGCGCTGGTCACCGCGACCGCGGCCGGCGCCACCGGGGTGCGGGTGCTGCGCGCGGACTCCGCGTTCTACAACCACGACGTGATCGCCGCGGCCGGTCGGCACGGTGCGCGGTTCTCCATCACCGCCCGGCAAGACCCGGCGGTCCGCACCGCGATCGCCAGCATCGACCCGCAGGCCTGGACACCGATCAAGTACACCAACGCCGTCTTCGACGCCGACCAGCAGCGGTGGATCCCCGACGCCGAGGTCGCCGAGGTCGACTACACCGCCTTCCGCTCCCTGGCCACCGCCAAGCAGGTCACCGCCCGGCTGATCGTGCGCCGGGTCCCCGACCTCAACCCCGCCCACCAACACGAGCTGTTCACCGTCTACCGCTACCACGCGGTGTTCACCAACTCACCGCTGCCGATGATCGCCGCCGAAGCCGCGCACCGCGCCCACGCCATCGTCGAACAGGTCATCGCCGACCT
This window encodes:
- a CDS encoding tyrosine-type recombinase/integrase encodes the protein MTDLDQLLASWEIHLRAERKSPATIKVYGDGVRRFQAWAALNHRDPVLDRAAVAAFVADLLDGGAEPATARSRHLALRRFTAWLVEEGELATDPLVGSRPPKLDTKIIPVLDDEQLKALVRACQGATLRDRRDEALVRLMAETGMRAGEVVALRVGDVDLHKGLVVVRRGKGGRGRTVSVGPQATRALDRYLRLRRAHRLADTAEMWLGDRGKTLNYYGLHAALRTRATQAGIERFHPHMLRHTAASRWLAAGGSEGGLMAVAGWTRRDMIDRYARATAAERAADEARRLNLGEL
- a CDS encoding RNA polymerase sigma factor, which codes for MAPVRRNPEHLVADAAADSVPTRRTLAATARRATAKATVEATGEAAPAAKKAAPSAVKKAPSRPTAVKAVADAAPRTPAKAPAKSPAKTASKTAEKPAAKSAAKTAEKPAAKKAAAKAAVAKAATKGDAPTTADDEVVLELVDGEEPVADLEAEVALEDLAPAPEAELIAAEVEAEVVEAEVEVEEEQGFVLSDVDDTDEPIQQVQVAGATADPVKDYLKQIGKVPLLNAEQEVELAKRIEAGLFAEEKLAGGIKNEKLHREMEWIAEDGRRAKNHLLEANLRLVVSLAKRYTGRGMLFLDLIQEGNLGLIRAVEKFDYTKGYKFSTYATWWIRQAITRAMADQARTIRIPVHMVEVINKLARVQRQMLQDLGREPTPEELAKELDMTPEKVVEVQKYGREPISLHTPLGEDGDSEFGDLIEDSEAVVPADAVSFTLLQEQLHQVLDTLSEREAGVVSMRFGLTDGQPKTLDEIGKVYGVTRERIRQIESKTMSKLRHPSRSQVLRDYLD
- a CDS encoding HhH-GPD-type base excision DNA repair protein, with the translated sequence MGSSPDLHLALDPEADRLLSRDPMALLTGMLLDQQIPMERAFAGPRTLAERLGTPDALNPTTIADYPPEEFAALMAGPPAVHRFPGSMAGRVQALARAVVEEYGGDVESIWLGAPDGAALLDRLRQLPGYGDQKARIFLALLGKQLGVRPDGWREAAGAYGEDGSRRSVADVVDAATLAEVRAYKQEMKRAAKASKN
- a CDS encoding universal stress protein, with the protein product MTTIVVGYVARPEGRAALRRAVDEAKLRSAKLLVVNSNKGGSLHDMDAAVETDADLEQVRVDLSASGVDYEVRAFVRGQEAPDDLLQVAEEIGAELIVIGLRKRTPVGKLILGSNAQRILLEARCPVLAVKAESEG
- a CDS encoding EAL domain-containing protein, with the translated sequence MTLSAELEQSRRTRAAIEDLIAMPQLLGPDFQPIRRFRDDSLVGYKATGRGASGTEVGDTLSLLRSAQSLGLVERLDWSFRCLAFDVAADAGLDVALHLTPEPETFGSMCPPRLAVSFSRGRRALSVVAEIHEDSFADPARLRAAIDEMRGWGWKFALADLADLADLPAACSAFDWMAPTFVQVDLSTPGRLAQPAVRRWLDSAAEHGAEVMALGVNSSARRDEAIEAGATCGRGATIGPAGDLPAR